In Topomyia yanbarensis strain Yona2022 chromosome 2, ASM3024719v1, whole genome shotgun sequence, one DNA window encodes the following:
- the LOC131679551 gene encoding zinc finger protein 253-like yields the protein MVHESLNPHVCEECSEQFKNYHGLCKHHQIVHLNKSLPAVRFKPYHLICKLCKRPHRKSSELIEHIRQGHSNETYPYVQCPVCPKTFLSTQHLSCHKEIHTDKYTCMYCGARNATIHRLQTHVENHHNEERRYDCPICNSKLYKSASTLRTHVLTHSRGKQYRCDICRRDFMRKDQLSIHRRTHTGEKPFQCEICQKRFSDGASYCKHKKRCMRLSLNSDVSV from the exons ATGGTGCACGAAAGTTTAAATCCTCACGTTTGTGAGGAATGTAGTGAACAATTCAAAAACTATCACGGTCTTTGCAAGCATCACCAGATTGTTCATTTAAACAAATCTCTGCCAGCGGTACGGTTTAAGCCGTATCACTTGATCTGTAAGCTCTGTAAGCGACCTCACAGGAAATCTAGTGAACTGATTGAACATATTCGACAGGGCCACTCTAATGAAACGTATCCATACGTACAGTGTCCGGTTTGTCCAAAAACCTTTTTGTCTACACAACATCTGAGTTGCCATAAAGAGATTCATACGGACAAGTACACCTGTATGTACTGCGGCGCGCGCAATGCGACAATTCACCGGCTGCAAACCCACGTCGAAAATCATCACAATGAAGAGCGTAGGTATGACTGTCCCATCTGCAACAGTAAATTGTACAAATCGGCATCCACCCTGCGAACGCACGTGCTCACCCATAGCCGCGGGAAGCAATACCGGTGCGATATATGTCGGAGAGATTTTATGCGAAAGGATCAGTTGAGCATACATCGCCG GACCCATACAGGCGAGAAACCATTTCAGTGTGAAATCTGTCAGAAACGATTCAGCGATGGTGCATCGTACTGCAAGCACAAGAAGCGCTGCATGCGGTTGTCTTTGAACAGTGATGTGTCTGTTTGA